CGGTCCGATATAGCTTTTCGCCACCACGATGTGGTCGAACCAGACTTTGCTGACGTGGCCCGGCGGCGATTTCGTGATGTAGAGGTAAGCCCAGACGAAGTTCGCCTTGAGGGCTTCGTCGGTTCGCCAGCGAAAGCCCTCAAACGGCTCGCCTCCTTCGGCGACGGTGAAATGCTCTCGGTCGCCCTTCGTGTTGCTCCAGCGGACGCCGTCGCCGCCTTGGTTCGGATAGAACTTGTCGAAGATCCATTTTCCCTTGGGGAATCCTTTGCCGAGATGCGCGATCGGTTGGCCGTCGATCCAGAATGCTTGCTCGCCGTTGGTGTCGCCGACGTCATTGAGCTTGACCATCATCTCGACGCAAATCCAATGATCGCGCGCGACCTTGAGCTTCTCGTCCAGGACAAAGCAGTTCCCCCACGTCTGCCCACGCGGCGGGCTGCCGCGCATTTCACACCAATAGGTGTAGAAGTCCCAGCGCCAAGAATCGCCGAACGGCTCGATGCCGGTCCAGAACGCTTTCGCGCCGTCGGTCGGAATGCCGGCCTTCACCGAAGGCCACGGCATCGAGGGATTGTTCCCGCCCAGGCACGTGCCGAAGTGATGCACGGGGGCGCAGTCTTGGTCGAACTTGACGTAGAACCGCGCGTAGACCTGTTCATGTCCCTCGTCGAGCCGTCGATAGAGATGCCCGCCGGTGTCGTTCTCATCGCCGCCGACGTGCGTGAACAAAAGCGATTGCTTTCCCGCGCTGCCGGATGGTACATCGCCCGTTAGCGACATGCTCTCCGGATGCTGAGCGGTCTCCCATCGCTTGGTCACGTCGTCAACAGTCGCAGACTCGAAGTCTTCGACGAACAGCACGTCGGGATCGTTTGCGATCCCTTGGTCGCCGGGGTATTTGGTGGAAATGGACTGCGCTGACGACTCGCTCGCAAGAAGCACGACGATTAAGAGCAAGGCGCCAAGTGTAGCCGTGGAAGAAACGACACTAGCCCGACGCGCAAGCGAGGGGGAGTGGACGTAGCGGCTGCAAGTCACGTCGTACTCCAATTCAATGTCCACTCCGCCTCGCTTGCGCGTCGGGCTAGTGTGAGCTGATTCACGAAAAAACTCAGTGTGCAGAATTGTAAACATAGTTCTTGGCCTTGTGGCATTTGAAGGTTGGCGCACGGAAACCGTGCATTGCCTTACGTCGGAGGCGTCGGCGGAACGCTATTTGTACTCGGCGCCGGCGGATGCAGCCGCCATTCCTTGTTGACGATCAACCGCGCGCCGCGGCGAAACGACATGTACGACCAGGCCCATTGCAGCACGACAAGCAGACGATTCTTGAAGCCGGTCAGGTAGTAGATGTGAACCACGAGCCAGGCCATCCACGCCCACCAGCCGGCGAGTTTCCAGGAGCCCATCTCCAGCACGGCCTTGCTGCGGCCGATCGTGGCCATCTGCCCTTTGTCGTGGAAATGAAACGGCTGGCGCGGCTTGCCGGCGATGTCATCGAGAATCGCGCGGGCGACGTAGCGACCTTGCTGCATCGCCACCGGCGCGGTGCCCGGCAATGGCGCACCTGTCTGGTGAGTGAAACAGGCCTGATCGCCGACGACAAACACGTGGGAATGCCCTTTGACGGTGAGGTCCGGCTCGACGATCACACGGCCCTGACGATCAACTTCCATCCCGCCGAGCTTGCCCAGCGGGGACGCCTGCACGCCGGCCGCCCAGAGAACCGTCGCGGCGCTGATGCGTTCCGTGCCCATTTCGACGCCTTCCGCGTCGATGTTCGTGACGCGGCTATTGGTCCAGACCTGCACGCCGAGGTTTTCCAGATCGCGCACGGCGCGTGACCTTAGCTCTTCGCAAAAGGTCGAGAGGATCTCGGGGCCAGACTCGACGAGAATCACGCGCGCGAGCGCGGCATCGATGTTGCGAAAATCCTTGGCCAGCGTGAAGCGACTCATTTCGCCGATCGCGCCGGCAAGTTCCACACCGGTCGGTCCGCCGCCGACCACGACGAACGTCAAGAAGCGTTTCTGCGC
This genomic stretch from Planctomycetia bacterium harbors:
- a CDS encoding FAD-dependent oxidoreductase, with the translated sequence AQKRFLTFVVVGGGPTGVELAGAIGEMSRFTLAKDFRNIDAALARVILVESGPEILSTFCEELRSRAVRDLENLGVQVWTNSRVTNIDAEGVEMGTERISAATVLWAAGVQASPLGKLGGMEVDRQGRVIVEPDLTVKGHSHVFVVGDQACFTHQTGAPLPGTAPVAMQQGRYVARAILDDIAGKPRQPFHFHDKGQMATIGRSKAVLEMGSWKLAGWWAWMAWLVVHIYYLTGFKNRLLVVLQWAWSYMSFRRGARLIVNKEWRLHPPAPSTNSVPPTPPT